The DNA sequence CGTGGCACCGGACGGTCACGCCACGGGTCACGCCACGAGTCGCCACGGCCTCCGCAGCCGGAGTGGAGCGACTGCTCGTGCGACACCAGCTTCGGTGTCCGAGCAGACCGCGAAACTCGTGCGAGATGCAGGAGCCTCCATCTCAGACCTCCAGAACAACTGTCGCCACCTCGCATTGCGGAGAGAAACGCGATTCGTAATCCCTCTAATCCTCAGTAAACCTCCGCGGTCTGTTTAATGTGGCTCGGGCTGCGGGCACAGGGAGAAACCTGCAGCAGGGCGCTGTCGCCTGTTGCGCTAGCAGGGCGTTTCTCCTCCGCATACCTCCCCTGGGACCGGTTCTGACACCCGCTGCCCAGCCCGTTCTCGCCAGACAGGCTTTTCTTgccaaaaacaacagcaacctCGGCGCTGAGCGCGCAGGCGGCGGCGTGCGCGCGCCGCTCGTGGCACCTGGCCGCGGCGCGGGGACACGGGACCCGTCTCGCGCGCGAGGTGGCTTCCGGCCTGACTGGAGCTTCTCAGTGTGgcgcgggggggggggcgttCGGGCCAGAGAGCTCGGTTCTGCCTCAAACCGCGGTTGTGCAGGCGACCAAGACCCTGAACAGAATTTACACGGTGTTTGCACTTGTAGGTGCAGTCGTCTAGCTGACTGAGCTCAGGTCCCCTCCCCGGCtgcagactaaagagactcagttccttcaacCTGAGCAGCCAATCGTTTTCTACAACCAAAACCACACTCACAAGCCCACGTCAGCACGTTCTTCATTATGCTCCCCGCGTCGACCCCGAAAATGGGAAAATCCTCATTTTTCTCGACTGAGGCGCTCAAACCTTCCAGGAAAGGTGGGATTGAGGGTAGTGGGAGAGGGTTACTCCGGTTCACACCTTAATATTCGCTCGCTTGACAAAACCGTGGACTGATCTGTCGTCCACCCTGGCTGGCCACGCGAATGGCGATACGGTAGTCTTCGCTGGCCACAGGACTCCAGCCCCCCGGGCAGCCCCGGACTCCCCTGCTCCGCGAGCTCCCGGTGTGACCCTGACCCCCGGCTCCGCGAGCTCCCGGTGTGACCCTGACCCCCTGCTCCGGGAGCTCCCGGTGTGACCCTGACCCCCGGCTCCGCGAGCTCCCGGTGTGACCCTGACCCCCGGCTCCGGGAGCTCCCGGTGTGACCCTGACCCCCGGCTCCGGGAGCTCCCGGTGTGACCCTGACCCAGCCCGACCCTCTGCTTCTCTCCAGCGGCCGAATGTCACGACAAACCGGCGGGAGCCGTGGAGCCCAAGATCGAGGGCAAGTCCAGCCAGGAGGTCAACGCCTTCTGGAGCAAAGACAAACACCAGGAGAAGGTGAGCCGGCGGCCCGAGCACGAAAGGCGGGTTCGGTGAACCAAGCGGCACCGCTGCCGACCCACCGCACCGCTCCTCTCTCTTTCAGGACAAGAAGGACCACCACAAACACGGCGAGAAAAAGCACAAGGAGGGCGACAAGGACCACCACAAACACGGCGAGAAAAAGCACAAGGAGGGCGAGAAAAAGCACCACAAACACGGCGAGAAAAAGCACCACAAACACGGCGAGGGGGGCGATTCGGACAGCTCCTCTTCCTCCAGCGGCGGGGACGACGGGAAGGTAGGGCGCCGAGATGAACCCCTCGCGTCACCTTCACtctgaaaaagacatttcagtaGCCCCCAAGCCTCCAACGTAAGCGCGCACTCCTGTGACAAAGTGAAAAGTGCACCGCAACCCGTCTAGACCTGCGGCTCTGAAGACCAGCAGGTGTCTCGCGAATGTTCGCGTCCTCGGGAAAGCAGCGGTCGCTTCCGTGTCCGGCTCGCTTCCGGTCAGCCCGCTGCGCACAGAGGCGCTGCCCAGCGACAGCCCCAGGCTCGCACCCGGCGCAGCAAAGCGCTGTAGGACGAAGGCAGCGCTCGGAGTGGAAGACCGTGCCCACCGGCTCCCTGGTGGTAAACGATGCGATTCGACCGCCCGATGGCCGTGCCCCCCCCGTACTACTCGCGTCGGTTCATCGGGGAGCGGGGGTGTCGGCTGATTCAGCCACCCGGGACTGAGCAGCTCCAGGCGGCTGCAGGAGCCACTCGGGCTGCTGCTCCGGTCTCACCGTCTCCGCTCTGTTTTCCAGGGGAAAGGCAAGAAGGAGAAGAAGCACAAGGACAAGAAGCACTGACGGCCCTCTGGCCAGCCCGCAGCGTCTCTCCGACCTGCATCCTTACAGTGATGGCCGCTTCCGAAAGCTGCATGAATAAAACTACGTGACTTCACACCTTCTTCTTGGTCCGTTTCTTTTCTGCCCACGGGCCTGTTTGCTCAGGAATTCGCCCTGACAGGTGGCGGCTGTGACGGGCTCTGGAAAGTGGGGGCGGTTTTTCCATAGCGTCTGCTCTGGGGGTGGGAATTAAATACCAccacaaacacaggaagaaagcataaaacaaacttttattttctttaaagaccGATTAAAAGGTGCAATATAAAACAAGGACAAGGACACAAAAAGACAGATTTTCACTCTTTACCAGCGTTCCTCAAGGCACAGACTGGTATGaatataaaaacagcaaaatatttACATCACAGCTTCACAATCTCCCACAACCACCGCAGTCTATCTGCTTCGCTCCCTTTCTTTGGTTTCGTAATAAATACTGCTCCCCACCCCACATTCAAAcgcaaaacaataaaataacaatgcTGTACATATCAATATCACACACGCTTGTGACCTTAAGAACCCGGGAGGAAAGTGCACGGCGCAATTCACATGAAAACTGTCCTGTGTCAACGCTAACCGCATATATAGATATAAGACTgtataatgaataaaaatgatgTATCGTCGTTCCTTAGAAGCAGCAGGTACcgaagaaacaaaagaaaggcGCTGCAGGTGAAGGTGCCGGCGTGGACAGCCAGTGTGGAACTCGAAGTCCACTCCCAGGGCAGCCGCCATCACGAGCGAGAGACGGCACCCACGGCGGTCTCATCAGGACGGAACGTGCTCTGGCCACGCCGCgggatttttaaaaagttaccgCAATATCTAAAACGCAAAGCGCCGACAAAAATAACTCATTGACAAGCAGGCTCTGCAGGCAAAAGCCCAGGGACACTGCTGGAGGACAGGGGTACGAGAAGGCCGCCCTGGGGCGGATGACTGGTTTAGAGCCGCGGACGGCCCTCAGCTGCAGTCCAGCTTCCTGGCGGTCATCCTCAGCAGCTGCTCGGAGTAGCGCTCCAGCAGGGCCTGCGTGCGCGCATCCTGCAGCTGACGGGAGGGCGAGGGCGTGGCCTGGGCGGGGCCGCGCACGGCCTCCAGCTCCGTCTGCACCGCCGAGAAGGCGTCGGCCAGGACGGACTTCATCTGCTGCTCCGCGCCGCCCGCCGCCAGctggggaggggagagggagggCTGCTGAGCGCTGTAGGCCAACGCCCTTGATGTGCTTGTGTGATCAACGTATGGAGGGGCAGGACTGAGCCCGCGCGCTCACCTGGCAGTACAGAGACACGGCTTTCTTCAGCGCCTGCTGCAGCTCCTTCACCACGCGCTGGCAGGCCTGCAGGCTGACGGGCTCCTGGCACGaacctggacacagacagagtcAGAGCGGCGCCAGCGGGAGGCGCAGGGGGCTGTCCGGGCACCGCCGTGGGGCGACTGGCTTACCGGTGTCGGTGTCGGGGGCCCGGCTGCCCTCGGTGGGCGTCTCCGTCTCGGGCTCGGTCCGCAGCGGCTCAGGTACCGGCGTGGGAGCCCTCGACCCGCCAGCGTGGCTCTGGAGCCTGGCGACGGGCCCGAGACTCGCCCAGGAGCGGGCCGGGCTGCAGGCCTGCGACTGCAGGCTTTCCTCCACGCTGTCCAGGTAGCTCTTCCCTTCCTTGCCCAGCGACCTCATCTCGGTGGGCGTGACCAGCGCCGCGGGCCGAGGGGTGTCCAGGGAGTGCCGCCGGGGCGGGGGGGCCGGGGCCGCCGGGGCCAGGTCGAGGCGCAGGCCGGCCCTGGCGCGGTGATTCCCCGGAGGCGGCCTGGCGCCCGCGGGGGGGTGTCCTGCCGGCGGGAGGTTCTCCTTGGCCAGGTCCAGAGCAGAGGAGGCCCGCGTGCCAGCGCCCTTGCACGGGACGCCCTGGTCCTCCGCAGCTTTGAAGTTGAGGTTCTCTCCCAAGGAGCTGCAGCGCGACATCTTGGCGCGAGAACTGGCGGTGGCGCCCATGTAGCTCTGCCAGGGCGCCCTGGCGGCGGCGGCAGGCGCGGCCTCCTTGCAGGGCCCAGGCAGGGACTGTCGGCGGGGAGCCGCCGTAGCCACGCCAGGCTCGGCGTCCTCGCGGGAGCACGGCTGTGCCCCGGCCTGGGGGCCGCGGGCCGGCCCGTCATCTGGAACAGATCCAAAGAGGTGTCGAAGGTGAAACACCAACTATCAGAGTTCAATGGCCaagtaacccccccccccccatcaacCGGAGCGCACAAGGAGCAGAGCAAGAGGACGCAGAGAGGAAGAGGGGAAAGTGGCCAAGTGTGACCGGTGCTCCTCCCCCAGCAGCCCGCTGCAGAGAACCCAGTGCCCAGGCAGCACAGCCACAGGTGTCTAGTGTCCCACTCGGGCAGGCCACACACACCTCCCGGCCCGACTCCCAGCAGGGGCCCCGAGATCGTCCGTCGGCACTGGGGGGGGCGCTGTCGTCTCCGGTCGGAGCTTTTCCTTTGGACTGAGGATAAGGGGCCCGTCAGACACGCGGCAAGAGACGCGCGGCGCCCCTCAGCCTTGCCAAAGCCTAGCTCTGCGCCAATCGCTGCCCTCATGGATCAGGGCTCCCGCGTACGCGCTTTACAGATATATTAACCCTCACATTTAAACAGCAAGTCACTTTCCTGTGAAAACACAGGCCCCTTCTTTCCATAAAAAAGGCAGGAGGGGAGACTAGGTAGTTTACAAAACCACCACCTTGGCGTGAGGAAACACTTAGTTTCTACATTATTCCTCAAAACTGTGACCATGATTGCATTTATCGGTCTTGAAAAGGCAGGGTGATAGCACAGACAGGCTCCCAACTTGGGGCCCTTGCAGTTCAGTCTACGCAGAGCTGGTTGGGTCTGTGCTCTGCAGACCCAGGTCTAGAGCCACAAAACGCATTTCTATCTTGACGGGGGAGGCCAAAAAGACACCGGCCAAAACTCAAGAGCTGCATCAGTTAGTTTCTCAGTTCTCCCCGAGACGAAATAAGAACGTGGAACAAAGGTTACAAAACGAGATAAACTAATCAGTAGTCAACTGATTGTCCAGCCCTTTTGCTACTCGGTAATTAAATAATCTCATCCACCTCCACCCATTTCCTTAAAGAAGCCAAGGACCTTCTCTAGCACACAGCTAGACAGTTCGTTCctcactcccacaaccctttgtgtcaaGAAGTGCCTCTGAATCTTCGTTTTAGATgtacttttgtttctgtgttaatCTGCTGGGTGAAAGTATCAGGTCTCTGTCATCTTTGCTGATCAAGACTAAAGAGAGCCACTTCCTTTAAGCTGTCCGTGTAGGATAAACCTCACAGCCTAAAAAGAGTCTGGTTGCTTGCCTCCACTGATTCCAGAAAAGCAGAACCTAGTCTGCGATACGGTGACCAGAACTGCACACAATTTAAATGCGACATTACTATGTACCCCATTTCACAATTTTAACAAGATTACTCCATTTCTGACAAAATCGCCTAGATTTTTTTGtgccttcttttaaaaaaaaaacacacacacacacacacacacatgtgtAAACGTTTCAGCATTCAGATCTTTTCCAAATGTATCCTCCACAAGCTCAGCGCTTCCCTTTCGGCGTCGATAGCTTGTTTTTGCAATCTCTATGCAAAACACTGCACTTGCCTACCAGAAGCTTTCTGCCAGGTATCTGCCCAGTTCTACACTTGATGTACAAGGAGAAACACCAGGGCTCACCTGCGCGACTAGAATTTCCCCCCCGAGATGAGGCCTCGGACTGGTCCGGATGGCATTCACAACCGACCTGAAAGGAAACGCAGACAATTATTTCCCTTCGTCCAGCGCTTCTGGGTGTTCCTCTCCATTTTGAGAGACCCAGAATCACGACCTCCGGGCCCCTGGAAGACTCTGACCCTGTTCAGAGAACCAAACCGAGAGCAAAGCATGGGGCTGCAAAGACCAAGGCGGCTCAGAAACGCCAGTGACCATCTTCTCTCCCGGACGGCACAGACACAGAGCAGCACAGGCCGAGCACCGGGTTCGAGGGGCACCTGGGCACTACCTCTTCCGAGAGAAAATAATCCCACACAGGCGCTGGGTACTCATAAGGCACACAACCGTTCTTTAAAATCTTCAAGACGAGCCGAACCTCCGGAGCGATCCTCTCCTGGCTGAGGGTGCCGTCGCTCGGCTCCTCTTCAGAGATCCCGGCGTGGGGTGCGAAGGGCCGAGGGGGGAGAGCGGCTCCCAGCCTGAAACACAACACGTGGCGTCACGGCAGGGACCCCGACAGACGAGCGCCCTGCCCTCCGCCCCCGCTAGCGTGAAACCCCTCCCGCGGGCTGACCTGGAGCGGGCCTGGCAGCGCGACAGGAACCGGGCCGAGATGCTGAGCCGAGGGTTCAGGAAGATGCTTTCTGCCGACGGCCTCAGGTCCCGCAGGTCCGTGTCAAACTTCTCTGCGCAGAGGGAGGACAGACGGGGCGTTAATCCGAGCAGGGGTAGGACGCGTCCCGCTCGAGCCAGTGAAGCCACCTGGGGAGCAGACAGCCGTGCCCGGGGAGCCCAGCATACCGTTGGCCAGGTCGTCAGCCAGGGTGCCGAAGTGGCGGTgcagaagtgtctcctgttccggGGTCATGGCCAGAGAGGGGCtggtctcctcctcctcctcttcctcgtccaCGCCGGAGCTGCCCGTTGAGCTGGCCTGGCTGAGGGAGTCGGCGTCTGGGGGGAGGAGGGGCAGTGAGAGGGGAGGTACAGTGGTGCGCGTGCTCacgggcggcggcggcggcggcgtgaTCCACGTGGCTCACCGTCCCCGGGCCGGTCCTGGCTGGAGGCCTGGCTCTCGGCGGAGCCCACGCAGCAGGCGCTGTCCGGGCTGTGCTCCACGGGCCGGCGCCGCACGCCTCCGCCCCTGCACAGCTCCTTCACGTCGAAGTCGCTGCGGACACAGGAGACGCGTCACGGCGAGTCGTCTCATCTCCCCGACGGAACCAGCCCCCGGGCCGGGCAAGGGCCTTACCTGTCGGCGACAGTCGAGAGCGCCGTGCTGTTGGCCGGGTACAGGATGTCGTCGCTGGTCTCCGGCAGGTCGGGGTCCGCGGGGAACGTCTCCTCGCTCTCCAACAGCTGCGGGAATCCCGGGCGCCGGAAACCGGCCACAAACTGGCCCTCCGACACCTGCAGAGCAGAAAGAGAAGGGTCCGCTACCCGTAATTATTCCGGTCCACACAAGTGCAACGAACGCGCGACTTGCGTGAAAACACGAACGGACAGCAATGAAACACACCGACGGGTCACGAAAGGAGCGAGGCGcagcgagcgagagagcacaaCAAACTCCAGAGAGAGACGATAACCGAGCAGCCGGCACcgacctcctcctcctcgccgaTCAGGCTGTCCAAGCTCTGGGGCTGGAAGTCGGTGTCCTCCGGGTCGGGCCCGCCGCTGGCCGGGCCCTGCTCTCGCGGGGGGCTGGGCGACAGGGGCAGCTGCAGCCGCGTGGCCAGGACACTGCGGAGAGCCTGGGGGTCCGACTGCTCCGCCCAGCGGCCCCGCGGCTGGTAGGGGCTTCCGGGGAGGCGCTCCGGGGGCTCCTCCGCACAGCTCTCCGCGGCGCCCTGGCAGGAACAGCGGAGGCACAGAGACGGAGAAAGGGATATCAGTACAGGaacggagccagagagcaccgCAGACGCACATGCAGAGGGCCAGCCCTACCAGTCGCTTGGCCCACAGCGGCAACCTCCCATTCGTCTGCAGGAACGCAGGGTCCACAAAGCCTGAGAGAGAAGAACGAGGCAAGAGgggaaataaaagaaagaaagacaagACCGAAATCAGCCAGACGGATCAGACCAACCTGTTTTGAAACTTCAAACAGCTTCTCCTTAAAGTAAAACCGAGGTAAATCAGTTATACCCTTTGTTTTATCATCATGATGCCTTCAGCTTTTACACTTAACACTAGAGAAGAGTTTACTAGAACCCTTCTTCAATGGCAGCGTGCAGAACGGTGCCTTATAATGCTCAACCCTTTCAGCTGGTGCAGGAGACCCAGTCTCTCTGTTCTGCGGATACTGAAGTGAAACCCCTCTTGCTCACTCTCCTGCCCCACTCACCAGGGTCGGAGGTGTCCCGGGCCGGGGTCTGGAggcactcctcctcctgctcgtCCTCCTCCGTCTCCCCCTCCTCGCCTGTCTGGGCGGGCTGGCTGCTGGGCACGGTGATGTAGGTCTGTCGCCTGAGGGCAACGCCAGAGAGCTGTCAGGGTGGCCCATGTGGATCTGGCTGCTCCCCAGGCTAGGCCATACCCACCGATGCCCCGAGTGCTACCTGATAAAGTTGGCCTCGGCAGAAGTGTTGGGCGCCCCCTCACTGCGGCTGGCCCGCCTGACCTCGGCCAGCCTCTTCCTCATGGAGTTGGTCATCTGGGAGTCCAGcctccacacaaacacacagctgGGGACGCATGGAGACGGAGATCGTTACAGACGCGTTAACAGACCTGAAAGAATAACTCCCACCTCTTCTTAAAACCATTAGTGTTTCACACAGCTCCCCGAGGCTCGTGTGTGGGACGTTTTATCTATCGAGGGGTCTGTGTTCTCCGTTTAATATAATACCTCACCTAGCGGCACGACACTCACCTGTCCCCCGCCACAGTGATCAGGTGCCTGCAGTCCTGGCTGAACCTCATTCCTGTCACAATCTCTGAGGAGACAGAGAAACAGAGGAAAGAAATCATTTCAACTTGTACCCTTGCAGATACATGGTAGCAACAAAAATGCGAAACAAATCCAAAAATGAAAGAGAGGGCGAGTTAAGGCCGAGAGCCAGTACCTGAGTGTCCAAACACCGTCGCCACGCACTCTCCGGAGTAAAAGTCAAAGATGCAGATGTTCTTGTCGGAGCAGCTGGTGGCCAGGAACATTCCTGAGGGGTCCATCTGCACCTGCAGAGACAAGACCGGGGGGCGCTTCAGGCACCGTACACAGGCTTAGCGATTCCTCGATTCCAGAAAGAGGAGCTCCAATAAGAATCAGAAGCTGCCGAGTTTAGAGTTTACTGCCCGGAGGGTGAACGGTGAGAGCAGGGAATGTTTCTGCGCAGACCAGCAGCACTGAAATAAGAGGCCAGAGGGCATGTGGGATCTTGTATTGGCTCCGGCAACAACTATGTACTCTGCAGTAGCACACAATGTGCTAGgacaacacaacaaaacatttctaCCTACGCAAACAGATGAGGATCACGTTTTCATCTTTTCCAAACTCTCAGTGACAAGACCCCAGTGAGGCTTGAGAGGGCACCGTTGCAGAGAAGCTAGGTGGAACCTGCAAAACCATGGGCATGCTGCTCTTGGGCCCCGCCCCCACCCACCCCATCACACCCCTCCTCTGCCCCACCCCTGCCCTCACCTTGAGCACCGTCCCCTCGTCGCTCAGGGAGCCCTTGAAGCACCTGCTCAGCTTCCCACTTCTCACGTCGTACACCCTGCGGGGATCAGACAGCCGTCACGAGCAGGCCGACGTGGGCCGGGAAAAGAAGGTGCAGCTGACCTGAAGGAGACGCGCGGCCGATCCGCTGTGAGCACCCCGGGCCGGTCCCAGGACCCCAACTCACCTCTCACTCTGCCCAGAGGCTCACACACCAAATTACTTTGGTCTCTTTTTGTCCTTTCATAAACAGGACAAACTGCCTTTCAATGCATCTTGCTTGCGTTTCATAAGCAGCTTAAGATCTCCAACCTTTGAGGAGCCCAAAAAAATTTGCAAGGTTTCCAAGCAAGCAGCTTGAACCCTTCACCGCAAAGACAGGACAGGTGTGTGGGTCCCCAGGCTCAGGAGTGGGGAACCCCTGCTTCACCGGACCTCGCCACAAAGCAAGCGCATCCTCCCAACACCTTTCGGCAAGAGGCCGAGAGAGGAAGGGTGTGCAAGTCCTCAAACCGTCTTTGCACTACATGGCGGCACATCCCTCTCCGACTGGCAGCAGTCGGTACCGTACCGGACGTTCCGGTCCTGGCAGCCGATGGCGGCGTGGGTGCGCGTGGCGTCCAGGGCCATGTCGTACAGCGTGGCCTTCTCCACCACGTGGTGGGAGCGCGAGAAACTGAGGCCTTCGGACGTCTGGAGGAGGGAGAGAAATCAGGAGAACGTCTTTAAAACCACCCTGAGCGGAGGATGATATGCAGCTCCACTGTTACAGCAAATCGAGCAAAGGTTCTTAATATCTTGAAGCTACTTAGTTTTGGATTTATACAATGAAAGACTTATATAGTGCATTCATGATTCACAGACTGTCCTGGCCAAAGGTAGCTGAGATTTCCTAGTAAACCAAACACTGATAATGGAACACAGGAAGCAGCTAATCCCTTCTGCAACTACACAGACGGAAGATACTTGTCGGACAGATGAAAGAGAATAAACATGATCGCAGCAGTGTGTATCGGAGCTTTCCCTCGTCTGCGTTCGCCTCGGTGCTGCGGTGGGTTCGGGGGAGTAATGTCGGCCCACCTTCTCCGCAGTCCGGAAGTAGATGCTCTTGTCGGCACCACAGCTCACCACGCGCAGCTCCGGAAGGGCTCCTGCGTACACACCCGCACGCACCCTGTTACACGACCTGATCGCCACGACGCCCGGCACAGCGCGGCGCCCAGCGCCCATCCCCGCTACCTGTGAACTTGACGGCGGTGATGGAGGCGGAGTGGTCGTCCAGGGTCTGCTCCAGGCTGTAGTCGCTCTCCGCGCTCAGGACGTGAATGAGGCGGTCCCGGCTCGCGGACGCCAGCAGGGTCGTTCCTGAGGGACACCAGCGAGCAGTGGGAATACGAAAACACCTCGCGGGGCCCCTATCGCGCGAGTGGGGCAGTGGGGCAGTGGGGCCGGCCCCTCACCTGGCTCCGGGCTGTAGTACTCCAGACACAGCACCTCCGAGTCGTGGGCCTCCACCTTCACCACCTCATCCAGGAACTGCAGGCTGTAGATGCTGCCGGGCACAGAGCGAGAGAGACGAGCGCTCAGGCAGGCGTGGACGGCCGAGGTGCGGTCCGGCGGAGCGTGGCACTGTGCCGTCTCACCTCAGGTTGCCGCCACGGTCCCCGGACGCCAGGTGCTGCCCGTCAGGACTGATGCCCAGAACCCGAATGCCAGCCTTGCTGTCGGCCCCGTTGACCTCCCCCCGCTCCGGCCCGTCCTTCAAGTGCTGGACGCTGTTCCCCGCGTACACGATCTTCAGCAGGTCCTGCGAGACCGCCGCGCACGGACAGCATTACGCGGGAACAAGAGACCGGAGACGCCACAAACACCGCAGGAGGACGATCGGTCTCGTCCGAACAGCGCGCCCCAGCCGGTCTGCGACCTTTGCCACCCGACCAGCCGGAGGAGGGCGGCCGTCAGGGACCGCTCACAAGCAGAGCCTTGCACTGCCCAGCACTGCCACCCGTCTGAACCGCAGAGCCGACGCCGAGGGAGGGGGAGCACATGCACGAGGCCGCAGTCGGGAATAAAACTGCTCCCCCAACAAGGGGGAACCCCGGAGGCACAGAGAGAAACTCGGCCCCCCACACGGCGACCCCCCAGTGCCTTACGTGGCTGTACAGGTTCCGGCGGTAGCCGGTGAGATGGGGCCGGGGCGGCCCGGTGTCGCAGTGCCACAGCCGGATGGTGTTGTCCGAGGAGCAGGTCAGGAAGGAGCCGGGCGGCAGGCAGCCCGACGAGGAATCCTCCAGCTCGGGATAGG is a window from the Lepisosteus oculatus isolate fLepOcu1 chromosome 3, fLepOcu1.hap2, whole genome shotgun sequence genome containing:
- the LOC107076656 gene encoding uncharacterized protein; protein product: MDSDLAAAAECHDKPAGAVEPKIEGKSSQEVNAFWSKDKHQEKDKKDHHKHGEKKHKEGDKDHHKHGEKKHKEGEKKHHKHGEKKHHKHGEGGDSDSSSSSSGGDDGKGKGKKEKKHKDKKH